One region of Candidatus Glassbacteria bacterium genomic DNA includes:
- a CDS encoding IS1182 family transposase codes for MSKFVGGNREQRFLLPPDLRDWIPGDDLAHFVLEAVERVDIGHFKVNQRGTGDAQYHPRMMLALLIYCYANGIFSSRKIERATHRDIGVRYIAANTHPDHDTICTFRRENAEAVSESFLQVLLLARELKLLKVGMVSVDGTQLDANANKHRSVRYDRARELVEQLKLNVDDLLARAEQADGSGADDPQALPEEIARREVLREKLDAACKRLEAQAKARAEKERGEYEAKLAARDKRQGRRKGKRPKPPDQTPRGDEQSNLTDPDSRLMRKSKRSEYRQSYNAQAVVDAEGSQLILGARITQCASDRNELVAAVETIPEQAGSPGTVLADSGYACGDEVETLNGRNIEVLVSTNAEGMRRQYDFRPSKAEKPPKEPKAEWIKAMRAKLESAENREKYRLRKQTVEPVFGIIKNVLGFRRFSLRGLAKVEGEWELVALAYNCKRLHRLQSALAAC; via the coding sequence ATGAGTAAATTTGTGGGAGGGAACCGGGAGCAGCGATTTCTTTTGCCCCCTGACCTGCGCGACTGGATTCCAGGGGACGACCTGGCGCATTTTGTGCTGGAGGCGGTGGAGCGGGTGGATATCGGGCACTTCAAGGTCAATCAACGTGGGACCGGGGATGCGCAATACCACCCCCGCATGATGCTGGCCTTGCTGATTTACTGCTACGCCAACGGAATTTTCTCCAGCCGGAAGATTGAGCGCGCCACCCATCGGGATATTGGGGTGCGATATATTGCGGCGAACACCCACCCGGATCATGACACCATCTGCACGTTCCGGCGCGAGAATGCGGAGGCGGTCAGCGAGAGTTTTTTGCAGGTGTTGCTGTTGGCTCGTGAACTGAAGTTGCTCAAAGTGGGCATGGTCAGCGTGGACGGCACCCAGCTCGATGCAAACGCCAACAAACACCGCAGCGTGCGCTATGACCGGGCGCGTGAACTGGTTGAACAACTCAAGCTGAATGTGGATGATCTGCTTGCGCGGGCCGAGCAGGCCGATGGGAGCGGTGCGGACGATCCCCAGGCCCTGCCCGAAGAGATAGCCCGGCGCGAGGTTCTGCGCGAGAAGCTGGACGCGGCGTGCAAACGGCTGGAAGCACAAGCCAAGGCCCGCGCCGAGAAGGAACGGGGGGAATACGAGGCCAAACTGGCCGCGCGCGACAAGCGGCAAGGCAGGCGCAAGGGCAAAAGACCCAAGCCGCCGGATCAGACGCCCAGAGGCGATGAGCAGAGCAACCTGACCGACCCGGACAGCCGCTTGATGCGCAAGAGCAAACGCAGCGAGTATCGCCAAAGCTACAACGCCCAAGCCGTGGTGGACGCGGAGGGCAGTCAACTCATTTTGGGTGCCCGGATCACTCAGTGCGCCAGTGATCGAAACGAGTTGGTGGCGGCGGTGGAGACGATCCCCGAGCAGGCGGGCAGCCCCGGCACGGTGTTGGCCGACAGCGGCTATGCCTGTGGGGATGAGGTGGAAACGTTGAACGGGCGCAACATCGAAGTCCTGGTGTCCACGAATGCGGAAGGAATGAGGCGGCAATACGACTTTCGCCCATCCAAAGCCGAAAAGCCGCCCAAGGAGCCAAAGGCGGAATGGATCAAGGCGATGAGGGCCAAGCTGGAGAGTGCGGAGAACCGCGAGAAATACCGGCTGAGGAAACAGACGGTGGAACCGGTCTTCGGCATCATCAAAAACGTTCTCGGCTTCCGCCGGTTTTCCCTGCGTGGACTGGCGAAAGTGGAAGGCGAGTGGGAACTGGTGGCGCTGGCCTACAACTGTAAACGCCTACATCGGTTGCAGAGCGCCCTGGCTGCATGTTGA